The following coding sequences are from one Acidobacteriota bacterium window:
- a CDS encoding proteasome accessory factor PafA2 family protein, whose amino-acid sequence MRESGTKNQPRNRKPERKCLPKLCGADIELGNFLLGLETKRGTGYEASRLLLREIDGLPRVQKSRGEACDCAACRRARSSSDAGDGASTRGSNGQVAVNPQDWGRKYLASNGGCVYIDLDHLELCLPEVLSAYDHVACWHAMLRIARAALEAANEKLPARNKIQVLVNNSDGKGNSYGSHLDFLITRQAWENIFRRKIHYMLYLAAFQASSIVYTGQGKAGSENSAPDVSFQLSQRADFFEQLVGSQTTHNRPIVNSRDEPLCGNRRGRDDDDASQEMARLHVIFFDNTLCHTASLLKVGVMQIVLSMIEAEQVNPELLLDDPVEAVVRWSHDPTLQARAMMTSGEELTAVELQLRFLEDAKGFVEHGGCDEIVPRANEILALWEDTLLKLQAGDFEPLAPRLDWVLKLSILQQVLDERPDLTWDSPEIKHLDLLYSSLDPSEGLYWAYEEGGFVERVVGNEQIERFTVSPPEDTRAWTRAMLLRWAGPDGVDDVDWDAIGFKTGYERYRTIYRKLELANPLAFSKEACERAFENATTLDELLDALGAAESNMQGESKREGEARIELAPIGFSAPRKDKREKGRTLR is encoded by the coding sequence ATGAGAGAGAGCGGAACCAAAAATCAACCGCGTAACCGAAAGCCGGAGCGCAAGTGCCTGCCCAAGCTGTGCGGTGCGGATATTGAGCTCGGTAATTTTCTCCTTGGCCTAGAGACCAAACGCGGGACAGGTTACGAGGCGTCGCGCCTGTTGTTGCGGGAGATCGACGGCCTGCCGCGAGTCCAGAAGTCCCGTGGCGAGGCGTGCGATTGCGCTGCGTGCAGGCGCGCTCGAAGCTCCTCGGACGCCGGCGACGGGGCGAGTACTCGAGGCTCGAACGGCCAGGTCGCGGTGAATCCGCAGGATTGGGGCCGCAAGTATCTCGCTTCAAACGGCGGCTGCGTTTACATCGACCTCGATCATCTCGAGCTATGCTTGCCCGAAGTGCTGAGTGCTTACGACCACGTCGCGTGTTGGCACGCGATGTTAAGAATCGCCCGCGCGGCGCTCGAGGCGGCTAACGAAAAGCTACCCGCGCGAAACAAGATTCAGGTGCTGGTCAACAACAGCGACGGGAAAGGCAACTCATATGGCAGCCACCTCGACTTTCTGATAACTCGTCAGGCGTGGGAGAACATCTTCCGGCGAAAGATTCACTACATGCTGTACCTGGCGGCGTTTCAAGCGTCGAGCATCGTCTACACGGGGCAGGGAAAAGCCGGAAGCGAGAATAGTGCGCCGGACGTTTCGTTTCAGTTGTCCCAACGCGCCGACTTCTTCGAGCAGTTGGTGGGATCGCAGACGACTCATAATCGCCCTATCGTGAACAGCCGCGACGAGCCCCTTTGCGGAAACCGCCGCGGCCGGGACGATGATGACGCTTCGCAAGAGATGGCCCGGCTGCACGTGATCTTTTTCGACAACACGTTGTGCCACACCGCGAGCCTGTTGAAAGTCGGAGTGATGCAAATCGTGTTGTCGATGATTGAGGCCGAGCAGGTGAATCCCGAATTGCTGCTCGACGATCCGGTGGAAGCGGTTGTGCGATGGAGTCACGATCCGACGCTTCAAGCCCGGGCGATGATGACGTCAGGCGAGGAACTGACCGCAGTCGAGCTTCAGTTGCGATTTCTGGAAGACGCGAAAGGTTTCGTCGAGCACGGAGGGTGCGACGAAATAGTCCCTAGGGCAAACGAGATTCTTGCCTTGTGGGAGGACACCTTGCTCAAGCTTCAGGCGGGCGATTTCGAACCGCTTGCGCCGAGACTCGATTGGGTGTTGAAGCTTTCGATCTTGCAGCAGGTGCTTGATGAGCGGCCGGACCTGACCTGGGATTCGCCTGAGATCAAACATCTCGATCTTCTCTACTCCAGCCTGGACCCGTCGGAGGGTTTGTATTGGGCTTATGAAGAAGGCGGATTCGTAGAGCGCGTGGTGGGTAACGAGCAGATCGAACGCTTCACGGTCAGTCCGCCTGAAGACACGCGCGCGTGGACTCGGGCGATGCTTCTGCGATGGGCCGGGCCGGACGGCGTAGATGATGTGGATTGGGATGCGATTGGTTTCAAGACGGGGTATGAGCGCTACAGGACCATCTATCGCAAGCTCGAGCTGGCCAATCCGCTCGCGTTTAGTAAGGAAGCTTGCGAGCGCGCCTTCGAAAATGCGACTACGCTTGACGAGTTGCTTGATGCGCTGGGAGCGGCAGAGAGCAATATGCAAGGCGAATCGAAACGTGAGGGAGAGGCGAGGATTGAATTGGCTCCAATCGGTTTCAGTGCGCCGCGCAAAGACAAGAGGGAAAAAGGGAGGACGTTGAGATGA
- a CDS encoding proteasome accessory factor PafA2 family protein gives MAERLMGVETEYALSAMTEWHGGFDQTELLKKLFGVARRRLVHLPDVHGGMYLGNGSRFYIDYGNHPELTTPECTNPWDVVRYILAGERVLANLTEELERELRECKLMLFKSNVDYGGTYVTWGCHESYLHRASPSAMSDEIIPHLVTRIIYTGAGGFDSVSRGFEFTLSPRVPHLANVVSNNSTSDRGIFHTKDESLSKPGYHRLHIICGESLCSETGMWLKAATTALVVAMVEAGLHPGHGVGLRSPLQAMQTIAMDQSCAKSVETTTGRRLSAIEIQYHYLSMAEKHAGDPCMPAWAEEVCCKWRAMLNSLLDAPESVAANLDWAIKRSVYEGYANSKGVAWSSLPQWTRVLQEVRQVVDVGGEYDQPLSAEHILNEWSTAKPAMKRLTEFTDRNGLSWDAIESVLKLREELFEIDTRFGQIGGQGIFASLDRAGVLKHHVPGVDNIEYAATHPPAAGRARVRGEVVRRLAGQNGYYKCDWQGVVDLVAKRVLDLSEPFESEERWLNLDEAQASSLSPFIELLSREGLRGDTTVWRSASNCLAR, from the coding sequence ATGGCCGAAAGGCTAATGGGGGTAGAAACTGAATACGCGCTCAGCGCCATGACGGAGTGGCACGGCGGCTTCGACCAAACCGAGCTCTTGAAGAAATTGTTCGGAGTGGCCCGGAGAAGGCTTGTGCACCTGCCCGACGTGCACGGCGGCATGTACCTGGGAAACGGCTCGCGATTCTATATCGACTACGGCAATCACCCTGAGTTGACCACGCCCGAGTGTACAAACCCGTGGGACGTAGTTCGGTACATTCTCGCCGGCGAGCGAGTGCTCGCGAACCTGACAGAAGAGCTCGAGCGCGAACTGCGAGAGTGCAAGCTGATGCTGTTCAAGTCGAATGTCGACTACGGCGGCACCTATGTGACCTGGGGCTGCCATGAGTCGTACCTGCATCGCGCGTCGCCCAGCGCGATGTCGGACGAAATCATCCCCCACCTGGTCACGCGGATCATCTACACGGGAGCGGGCGGGTTCGATTCCGTGTCCAGGGGATTTGAGTTCACTCTTTCGCCACGGGTGCCTCACCTGGCAAACGTGGTGTCGAACAATTCGACCTCTGATCGTGGGATTTTTCACACAAAGGATGAGTCGCTGAGCAAGCCTGGCTATCACCGGCTTCACATCATCTGCGGCGAAAGCCTGTGCTCGGAGACCGGCATGTGGTTGAAGGCGGCGACGACCGCTTTGGTGGTCGCGATGGTAGAAGCCGGGCTGCACCCCGGTCACGGGGTTGGTCTACGCTCGCCCCTGCAAGCTATGCAAACCATCGCGATGGACCAGTCGTGCGCTAAGAGTGTGGAAACGACCACAGGGCGGCGTCTTAGCGCAATCGAGATCCAGTATCACTACCTGAGCATGGCCGAGAAACACGCCGGTGACCCGTGCATGCCGGCGTGGGCGGAAGAAGTCTGTTGCAAGTGGCGGGCGATGTTGAATAGCTTGCTCGACGCCCCTGAATCGGTGGCGGCGAATCTGGATTGGGCAATCAAACGCTCGGTGTACGAGGGCTATGCAAACAGCAAAGGTGTTGCGTGGAGCTCGCTTCCTCAGTGGACGCGCGTGCTCCAGGAGGTTCGTCAGGTGGTCGACGTCGGTGGTGAATATGACCAGCCGCTGAGCGCCGAGCACATTCTGAACGAGTGGAGCACGGCGAAGCCGGCAATGAAACGACTGACGGAGTTCACTGATCGGAACGGTCTTAGCTGGGATGCGATCGAATCGGTGCTCAAGCTCAGAGAGGAGCTCTTCGAGATCGACACACGGTTTGGGCAAATCGGCGGGCAAGGTATTTTTGCGAGTCTCGATAGAGCGGGTGTGCTGAAACATCATGTTCCGGGAGTGGACAACATAGAATACGCTGCTACTCATCCGCCCGCGGCCGGGCGCGCGCGTGTTCGAGGAGAGGTCGTCCGCCGGCTGGCCGGTCAGAATGGATACTACAAGTGCGACTGGCAAGGCGTGGTCGATCTGGTAGCGAAACGGGTGCTCGATCTATCGGAGCCGTTTGAAAGCGAAGAGCGGTGGCTCAACCTGGACGAAGCTCAAGCGAGCAGCCTTAGTCCGTTTATCGAGTTGCTCAGCCGGGAGGGGTTGAGAGGGGACACCACCGTCTGGCGTTCAGCGTCGAATTGCCTTGCGCGCTAA
- a CDS encoding AAA family ATPase yields MFELEQELAKRLKHLRVHIDVADNDTVLLRNVPANDQFFSKPRTNLLIKRPRKGMPYLICVDEDLDYTGSDSAMARAFVGGHTQQGWRVLFVGHDVRANIQQVIEEALDAVGFDGREPELKPLAPGMEPETRGKLLASFATEIRVRAADAIDEPTIGREEKVEEVVSGLLQWQVRLPVIAGESGVGKTNLVRAVARKLKQCRPQFKVMSVELSAVMAGTLFDSERESVLIALLKDVEEQPQTVVVLEHLEMALMGVPRGHLLLGQALDLGARIIGTTLPVHLSSFEIAPLMRRLLVTELVEMSLSETGEVLLALRERIAEHHHVAIEESLLNAVIETALPLTGHFPAKAISLLDAAAARAVLAGESELSLFDVYTAATKVGGDYA; encoded by the coding sequence GTGTTCGAGTTGGAACAAGAGCTGGCCAAGAGACTGAAGCATCTGCGGGTTCATATCGACGTGGCGGATAACGACACGGTCTTGCTGCGGAATGTTCCGGCGAACGATCAATTCTTCAGCAAGCCGCGGACGAATCTGCTCATCAAACGGCCGCGCAAAGGAATGCCGTACCTGATCTGTGTCGATGAAGACCTGGACTACACCGGGTCGGATTCCGCTATGGCGCGCGCGTTCGTTGGCGGTCACACGCAGCAGGGTTGGCGGGTGCTATTCGTCGGGCACGACGTTCGAGCGAACATTCAGCAGGTGATCGAGGAGGCGCTCGACGCCGTAGGCTTCGACGGTCGCGAGCCCGAGTTGAAGCCGCTTGCGCCAGGCATGGAGCCCGAGACTCGGGGAAAGCTTCTTGCGAGCTTTGCCACGGAGATTCGCGTTCGCGCGGCGGACGCTATCGACGAGCCGACGATCGGACGCGAAGAGAAGGTCGAAGAGGTCGTCTCCGGTCTGCTCCAATGGCAAGTGCGTTTGCCGGTGATCGCCGGAGAGTCCGGTGTCGGCAAGACAAACCTGGTACGCGCAGTCGCGCGAAAGCTGAAGCAGTGCCGGCCGCAGTTCAAGGTTATGTCGGTGGAGCTCAGCGCGGTGATGGCCGGAACTCTGTTTGATTCCGAGCGCGAGAGCGTGCTGATCGCGCTTCTCAAAGACGTGGAGGAACAACCGCAGACGGTCGTCGTGCTGGAGCATCTGGAGATGGCTTTGATGGGGGTGCCTCGCGGGCACCTTCTGCTTGGGCAAGCGCTGGACCTGGGCGCGCGGATTATTGGGACTACGCTGCCGGTGCACCTTTCAAGTTTCGAAATCGCGCCTTTGATGAGGCGGCTACTAGTAACCGAGCTTGTCGAAATGAGCTTGAGCGAGACGGGTGAGGTGTTGCTCGCGCTGCGAGAGCGGATCGCCGAGCACCATCACGTTGCGATCGAAGAATCTCTGCTGAACGCGGTCATCGAGACCGCGCTTCCTTTGACCGGACATTTTCCTGCTAAGGCGATTTCGCTGCTTGATGCGGCAGCGGCGAGAGCCGTGCTCGCGGGTGAGAGCGAATTGAGCCTATTTGACGTGTACACGGCAGCCACGAAGGTCGGCGGAGATTATGCCTAA
- a CDS encoding tetratricopeptide repeat protein: MLEVGSRFKSSVASIVLIISALSLNATAQQTKLGKVQFPTSGSEKAQVHFLRGLAALHSFWFEEALDEFRESTKIDPDFVMGYWGEAMAYNHPLWAEQDTEAARKTLAKIKDGSKTTARERAYVDAVRALYGPGDKLARDKAYSAAIEKLYRNSLDDLEAACFYSLSLLGTVRPGDKGFGRQTLAGAIAFDVYQKNPDHPGAAHYIIHSFDDPEHAILALPAARRYAEIAPEAHHARHMPAHIFLQLGMWPEAAASNESAWAVSNAWVKRKGLPISARDYHSLHWLEYVYLQQGRYAKAEELLSMKRSDVEQAKNDAGVARYNQDMAVAFVVETERWDLVVKLFGAGGDSSAEGMAGHAAHNAPPAPATGRRRSNQSLPVFIRGMAAAKTGSTEAPQYSAQLQALTKQLSEGGESYAAKSAEIMHHEISAMVHASKGNYDQAIELMKRASAIEEEMSPPSGPPSLIKPSHELFGEILLSASRPKEAARQFETSLLRQPNRARSLLGAARAAAKMGDTKAALETYSKVIRQWSKADPNLPELREAQDYLKQASTGPAAR, from the coding sequence ATGTTGGAAGTCGGGAGCAGGTTCAAATCGTCGGTCGCTTCAATCGTTTTAATCATCTCAGCGCTATCGCTCAACGCAACCGCGCAACAAACGAAGCTGGGCAAGGTTCAGTTTCCGACCTCCGGTTCGGAAAAAGCCCAGGTCCATTTCCTGCGGGGACTCGCCGCGCTTCATTCGTTCTGGTTTGAAGAAGCGCTCGACGAGTTTCGGGAGTCGACGAAGATCGACCCCGACTTTGTTATGGGCTACTGGGGCGAAGCTATGGCCTACAATCATCCGCTTTGGGCCGAGCAGGACACCGAGGCCGCGCGAAAGACGCTTGCGAAGATCAAGGACGGGTCGAAGACAACCGCGCGGGAGCGAGCTTACGTCGACGCTGTGCGCGCGCTTTACGGGCCGGGTGATAAGCTGGCTCGCGACAAGGCTTATTCCGCGGCGATCGAAAAGCTCTACCGCAATTCTCTTGATGATTTGGAGGCGGCGTGCTTTTACTCGCTGTCGTTGCTCGGCACTGTGCGTCCCGGCGACAAGGGATTCGGGCGCCAGACGTTGGCCGGCGCGATCGCTTTCGATGTCTATCAGAAGAACCCCGACCATCCCGGCGCGGCGCACTACATCATTCATTCGTTCGATGATCCGGAACACGCGATCCTCGCCTTGCCGGCGGCCCGGCGCTACGCCGAGATAGCTCCCGAAGCTCATCACGCGCGTCACATGCCTGCTCACATTTTTTTACAGTTGGGAATGTGGCCCGAAGCCGCCGCGTCCAATGAGTCGGCCTGGGCAGTCTCGAATGCGTGGGTGAAAAGAAAGGGGCTGCCGATCAGTGCGCGTGATTATCACAGCCTCCACTGGCTGGAGTACGTTTACTTGCAGCAAGGGCGGTACGCGAAAGCTGAAGAGCTACTGTCAATGAAACGCAGCGACGTTGAGCAGGCGAAGAACGACGCCGGGGTTGCGCGATACAACCAGGATATGGCCGTTGCGTTTGTGGTCGAGACCGAGCGGTGGGACCTGGTGGTGAAGCTGTTCGGTGCCGGGGGAGATTCATCAGCCGAGGGAATGGCGGGACACGCGGCGCACAATGCGCCGCCGGCGCCTGCAACAGGGAGGCGTCGCAGCAACCAGTCGCTACCCGTCTTCATACGAGGGATGGCGGCGGCGAAGACCGGCTCTACCGAAGCACCTCAATACTCTGCTCAGTTGCAGGCGCTGACAAAGCAGCTTTCCGAGGGAGGTGAATCCTACGCAGCAAAGTCGGCGGAGATCATGCATCACGAGATCAGTGCTATGGTCCATGCCTCGAAAGGGAATTACGACCAAGCGATCGAACTGATGAAGCGCGCCAGCGCGATCGAGGAGGAAATGTCTCCCCCATCGGGACCGCCCAGCCTTATTAAGCCGTCGCACGAATTATTCGGTGAGATCCTACTCTCCGCTAGCCGTCCTAAAGAAGCCGCACGGCAGTTTGAGACCTCGCTGCTGCGGCAGCCTAATCGGGCGCGTTCGTTGTTGGGCGCGGCGCGGGCGGCAGCAAAGATGGGAGATACGAAAGCAGCGCTGGAAACCTATTCCAAGGTGATACGTCAGTGGAGCAAAGCCGACCCGAATCTGCCCGAGCTTCGCGAGGCGCAGGACTACTTGAAACAGGCTAGCACTGGCCCGGCGGCTCGATAG
- a CDS encoding Uma2 family endonuclease, with the protein MSTQIEPLLTIADLDAMPDDGNRYEIIEGELFVSRSPFLTHQRVSGNLFMRIRNHLVEDPIGEVLATPGVIFSEFSGVIPDIVFFSNERRDEIASTERIMGAPDLIIEIISPGSENDRRDRVAKRQLYGKYGVKEYWVVDPLQRTIEIYCRVGRNLKLQTVLREQDELTSSLLPGFSCKVADIFLF; encoded by the coding sequence ATGAGCACTCAGATTGAACCACTCTTGACGATAGCCGACCTCGACGCCATGCCCGATGATGGCAATCGCTACGAGATTATTGAGGGGGAACTCTTCGTGTCTCGCTCACCTTTCCTCACTCACCAACGCGTTTCCGGAAACTTGTTCATGCGGATTAGAAATCACCTCGTGGAAGATCCAATCGGAGAGGTCTTGGCCACACCCGGAGTGATCTTCAGTGAATTCAGCGGAGTGATTCCTGACATCGTCTTTTTCAGCAATGAGCGACGAGACGAGATTGCGTCTACAGAACGAATAATGGGCGCGCCGGATTTGATAATCGAGATAATCTCGCCAGGTTCTGAGAATGATCGGAGAGACAGGGTGGCGAAAAGACAACTCTACGGGAAATACGGGGTGAAGGAGTACTGGGTAGTCGATCCGCTGCAACGCACGATAGAAATCTACTGCCGCGTTGGGCGAAACCTGAAACTGCAGACTGTATTGCGAGAGCAGGACGAGCTTACTTCTTCATTGCTACCGGGTTTCAGTTGCAAAGTCGCAGACATTTTTCTGTTCTGA
- the sucC gene encoding ADP-forming succinate--CoA ligase subunit beta — MKIHEYQGKQLLARYGVPVPRGVVVTHQDQVRKAVEQLGLPVVVKAQIHAGGRGKGGGVKLARSLDEAIDIARKMIGMKLVTHQTGPEGRVVRTLLIEEALKIKQEFYLGIVLDRAISRLVFMASAAGGMDIEEVAAREPEKILKEAVDPAVGLLAFQARKLAFGIGLPKEFVNRAVKFMTALYRAYVDLDASLAEINPFLLTEDGELYALDAKLNFDDNTLFRHKEYAELRDLNEEDPLEIEASKYDLNYIKLDGNIGCMVNGAGLAMATMDIIKLAGGEPANFLDVGGGASQERVENAFRILLSDKNVRAVLINIFGGIVRTDMVASGVVAAARNIGVKVPVVVRLEGTNVEKGREVIEQSGLGFVSASGMKDAAEKVVALAK, encoded by the coding sequence ATGAAAATTCACGAATACCAGGGGAAACAACTTCTCGCCAGGTACGGAGTGCCTGTGCCGCGCGGCGTTGTCGTCACTCACCAAGACCAGGTCCGCAAGGCCGTCGAGCAACTCGGGCTTCCCGTTGTTGTCAAAGCGCAGATCCACGCGGGAGGACGCGGCAAAGGCGGCGGCGTCAAGCTCGCTCGATCCCTCGATGAAGCCATCGACATCGCCAGAAAGATGATCGGCATGAAGCTGGTCACTCATCAGACCGGTCCCGAAGGCCGCGTGGTCCGCACTCTGTTGATCGAAGAGGCTCTCAAGATCAAGCAAGAGTTTTATCTGGGCATCGTATTGGACCGAGCTATCTCGCGCCTGGTCTTCATGGCATCGGCGGCAGGCGGAATGGATATCGAGGAAGTCGCCGCCCGAGAGCCTGAAAAGATTCTCAAAGAAGCCGTCGATCCAGCCGTCGGGCTATTAGCTTTTCAAGCACGCAAGCTTGCATTCGGCATCGGCCTTCCAAAAGAGTTTGTCAACAGAGCGGTGAAGTTCATGACGGCGCTCTACCGAGCCTACGTCGATCTCGACGCATCGCTTGCCGAGATCAACCCGTTCCTGCTCACCGAAGACGGAGAATTGTACGCGCTCGATGCCAAGCTCAACTTCGACGACAACACGTTGTTCCGCCACAAGGAGTACGCCGAGCTTCGCGACCTGAACGAAGAGGACCCTCTGGAGATCGAAGCTTCGAAGTACGATTTGAACTACATCAAGCTGGACGGCAACATCGGCTGCATGGTGAATGGGGCGGGTCTGGCGATGGCTACAATGGACATCATCAAGCTCGCCGGCGGCGAACCCGCTAACTTCCTGGATGTGGGAGGCGGGGCCTCACAGGAACGAGTCGAGAATGCTTTCAGGATTCTGCTCTCGGACAAAAACGTCCGAGCCGTTCTGATAAACATCTTCGGCGGGATCGTGCGCACGGACATGGTCGCCTCTGGAGTTGTCGCAGCCGCGCGCAATATCGGCGTGAAAGTCCCGGTGGTCGTCAGACTCGAAGGGACCAATGTCGAGAAGGGCCGAGAGGTCATCGAGCAATCGGGTTTAGGATTTGTGTCTGCTTCAGGAATGAAAGACGCCGCAGAAAAGGTCGTCGCGCTCGCGAAGTGA
- a CDS encoding YCF48-related protein: protein MKSHRLFPILTLLLVCASTALVSSDDATRIVSSSTSGKEVRRFEVTGPWGGDVRALVASPSDADLLYLGTADGQIFRSNDGARTWKRLKPGLDKRGLSVDHIVIDPRDPKTLYAGAWAVERDQEGGVFRSNDGGEHWKQLEGTKKLSVRSVAVAPSDSNVLIAGSANDDPNLNGVFRSTDAGKSWERISPIGDKEIRNIESVAIDPRDTNVIYAGTWHLPWKTTNGGATWKQIGNQIAGMINDSDVFGITVDPKQPSTVYVNACSGFYRSLNSGEKWFKFPGIPFSARRTYTLLVHPSNPKVIFAGTSEGLWRSKDDGKRWMLLTSKTLVIRSIVVTPDKPNRVLIATDDFGVRVSENLGDDFSDSNTGFIHRHVLAIMPDATERGRLLASVFHDGSGGSVFASSDGGESWRSSSTGLGGRDVFSFYQIPANPNVIYAGTNSGVYRSNDRGATWAVTGVSQIKKPEKSAKPPARTTRPRRRAGVTWSPTQVGRYESVAVSKRTPNQKSKKPAQKRPAKKEKPKPKTETGLAPGFVELTREVGDITSFTNGEGHVGLLAATMDGLYRTFDESRGWEKVSIDGYESGGRVFSVSTHRDTPRKILAGTKQGLFISNDSGETWQHVDRGPSDMSVKAIAQDPRDAQLVIVGTNQYIFRSTNGGRTWVRRGGGLPSGDFTSVVMSPTNPDEVMAAEYSKGGVFRSTDKGYNWERVDVELPSNRVWTLIFDPFERDRVYLGSFSSGVYVFTIQQRANTTGQQ from the coding sequence ATGAAATCCCATCGCCTGTTCCCAATCCTCACGCTGCTGCTTGTGTGCGCATCGACTGCTCTGGTGAGTAGTGACGACGCGACTCGGATAGTTTCCTCCAGTACAAGCGGAAAAGAAGTTCGCCGGTTTGAGGTGACCGGGCCGTGGGGCGGCGACGTTCGCGCGCTTGTAGCCTCCCCGTCCGACGCCGACCTGCTCTACCTGGGCACCGCCGACGGACAGATCTTCCGCTCGAACGATGGTGCTCGCACCTGGAAACGGCTCAAACCCGGACTCGATAAGCGCGGACTCTCGGTTGACCACATCGTCATCGATCCGCGGGATCCCAAAACGCTCTACGCCGGCGCGTGGGCGGTCGAGCGCGACCAGGAAGGCGGCGTCTTCAGAAGCAATGACGGCGGCGAGCATTGGAAGCAGCTCGAGGGTACGAAGAAACTGTCCGTTCGCTCTGTGGCCGTCGCTCCATCCGACTCCAATGTTTTGATTGCCGGGAGCGCCAACGACGATCCGAATCTAAACGGGGTCTTCCGCTCGACGGATGCCGGCAAATCATGGGAGCGCATCTCGCCGATCGGCGATAAAGAGATCCGCAACATTGAGTCGGTAGCGATCGATCCGCGTGATACAAACGTCATCTACGCCGGAACGTGGCATTTGCCGTGGAAGACAACCAACGGCGGAGCGACCTGGAAACAGATTGGCAACCAGATCGCCGGCATGATTAACGACTCGGATGTTTTTGGGATCACCGTCGATCCGAAACAGCCAAGTACTGTCTACGTCAATGCGTGCAGCGGGTTTTATCGCTCATTGAATTCGGGGGAGAAGTGGTTCAAGTTTCCCGGCATTCCGTTCAGTGCGCGCCGGACGTACACGCTACTGGTGCACCCATCGAACCCCAAAGTGATTTTTGCCGGAACGAGTGAGGGGTTGTGGCGCTCGAAAGATGATGGCAAGCGCTGGATGCTGCTGACCTCGAAGACGCTGGTGATCCGTTCGATCGTGGTCACTCCAGACAAACCGAACCGCGTATTGATTGCCACCGACGACTTTGGCGTGCGAGTGTCCGAGAACCTCGGCGATGACTTCAGCGACTCGAACACCGGCTTCATCCATCGCCACGTGCTTGCGATCATGCCGGATGCGACCGAACGCGGGCGATTACTCGCGAGCGTCTTCCACGACGGCTCAGGGGGAAGCGTGTTCGCCTCTTCCGATGGCGGCGAGTCCTGGCGGTCTTCTTCAACCGGGCTCGGCGGACGAGACGTGTTCTCCTTCTATCAGATTCCTGCCAACCCCAATGTGATTTACGCCGGCACCAACAGTGGAGTCTATCGCTCGAATGATCGAGGCGCGACCTGGGCCGTCACGGGAGTCAGCCAAATCAAAAAGCCTGAGAAGTCTGCGAAACCGCCGGCGAGAACTACTCGTCCAAGACGACGTGCCGGCGTTACCTGGTCACCAACCCAGGTCGGCCGATATGAAAGCGTCGCAGTTTCAAAACGGACGCCGAATCAGAAATCCAAAAAGCCGGCTCAGAAGCGTCCGGCGAAAAAAGAGAAGCCCAAGCCCAAGACTGAAACGGGTCTGGCGCCTGGGTTCGTCGAGTTGACCCGGGAGGTCGGCGACATCACCAGCTTCACCAACGGCGAAGGCCACGTAGGCTTGCTCGCCGCAACCATGGACGGGTTGTATCGCACCTTCGACGAGTCGAGGGGGTGGGAGAAGGTCTCGATAGACGGCTATGAGTCCGGAGGCCGCGTGTTCTCGGTTTCCACTCACAGAGACACACCGAGAAAGATACTAGCCGGAACCAAACAGGGTCTGTTTATCTCGAACGACAGCGGCGAAACGTGGCAGCACGTTGATCGCGGACCCAGCGATATGTCGGTCAAAGCTATTGCCCAGGACCCGCGCGACGCGCAGTTGGTAATCGTTGGCACCAACCAATACATCTTTCGGTCGACCAACGGCGGCCGCACGTGGGTGCGAAGAGGCGGGGGGCTGCCTTCCGGTGATTTCACGTCGGTGGTCATGAGTCCAACCAACCCCGATGAAGTGATGGCTGCCGAGTATTCGAAAGGCGGAGTGTTTCGTTCTACCGACAAGGGCTACAACTGGGAGCGCGTCGACGTAGAGCTACCATCGAATAGAGTATGGACATTAATCTTCGATCCGTTTGAACGTGATCGCGTCTATCTAGGCAGCTTCTCGAGCGGTGTTTACGTTTTTACTATTCAGCAACGCGCGAACACCACGGGCCAGCAATAG